TGATGGACAGCGTATTGAGTCCGAGCACATCAATCTTCTGCAAACCAATGTGTTCAAGTGTTTTGTACTCGTATTCCGCTACCCATACATTATCCTCTTTGTTGTAGTCGAGTCCGGTGTGCAACGTCAAAGGTTCAGGCGACACAACCACGGCACAAGCATGCAACCCGCTGTGTTCGATTACACCGACTAATCCCTTGGCTAGTGGCAACAGTTCGGGATACGTATCACACAGCTTATGAAATTCTGGATTGTTCTTGTATTGCATATCCAAATCGTCATTGCTCATGTACTTTGTGACGTTCGATATCTCGTTATATGGTAATCCCAACGCCTTCTGTGCCATCAATACAGCCGATTTAGGCTGCAAATACACATACGTCTTAACACGTGCAACATGGTCAAACCCATACTTCTGTTGCAAGTAACGAATTACTGGTAACTGCTCGGCAAAATCGGAATCAACATCTGGTGGGCCGATGCGGTCTTTGTTCAAAAACCGTTCGAAGTATAGTCCATGCTCAATCGGATCAATCTTCGTCATGCCGAGCGCACGTGCAATGAGTGATCCGCCTACACTGCCACGACCAGCACCAGTTTGTACGCCACGTTCCTCTGCAGCACGAATCATATCAGCCACGACAAGAAAGTAATCACTGAACGATTGATTGTTCATACCTGTTCGGATAACTTCATACTCATCGCGTATGCGTGCGAGATATTGCGCACGTTGTTCTGGTGAAATATACGGTGCGATGTTACGTTGGTATCCGACATTAATCTGTTCGCGTATATATTCTTCTGTATCGACACCACCTGTATCGAATTTCGGCATCAATGGCAATCCACTTGGCAAGTCATACGATTCAACCTTTGCGGCCACCTCATGCGTACGTTCAATCGCTTCACGTGCAATCGTCAAATCAAATCCCTGTCGCTCGAAATATGATATACACTCGTCGGCGCTCATGATGAATTGACTGTCACCGTATCGCAATCGATTCTCGTCGTATATCGTCACACGTCGATTACCCTTTGATTGTCCGATACAGAATACCGCGTCTTGAAATTGTCGATGTTCGGGACGCGCATAGTGACTATCACACGTTGCGATTATTGGTATACCATACTCGCGTGACAAATTGACAATACCATTGTTCACTACCAGCTGGATGTTGACGCCATCCTTATCGACGATATGCGGTTGAATCTCCAGGTAAAAATCATCTCCGAAAATATTGAACAACCGTTGCGTGTATTCATGAACCAGTTCCCATCTATCATCCAATATGGCACGACTAATGGGGCCACCGACACAGCTACTTGTACATATCAATCCGTCACTGTACTGTTCGAGCAAATTGAAATCGACACGATTAGTGTAATAGTAATTCTCTGGCCGATTTGATTCGGTATGTAGTCGCAACAAGTTTTGATAACCCGTGTAATTCTTCGCCAACAATATTAGGTGCCGATTCGGTCGCGATTTCTTTTTGCGTCTCGTGTTCGACTCATCAACCTCGTCATATTCTTCCTCAGCTAATGAACGTTTCTTATCTACATCATCACCTTTTATCGTAGCGTCGGGCACGAAATATACCTCGTCACCAAGAATGGGCACAATACCATGTTTACGTGCTGCAGTCCAAAAGTCGTATAACCCTGATACCTGACCATGATCCGTCAACGAAATATGCGATTGGTTCAATGCTTTGGCCGTTTCCACAATTTGTTCTGGACTATTAAAACCGTCAAGTGGCGAATAATAACTATGATTATGTAAATTGATCATGCGACTTCACCAATCCTATTACCGTCAATAAATAATTCTGCGGGTCCACCGTTCATTTGGTTGCCTCCATCGCCTCGTATAACGCGCAGCCATCTGCATGATCCGGCAAGATACCGCGACATTGGGGACACTGTGCCATGTAACCGAATGCTTGGTGCATGTTATCGCGTAATATTTCATTTGTGTCCTTTAACTCCGACAACTGGCATTGAAGGTCACGGATGGTGGCGAATAAATCTAACTCTCGCTTCGTTTTCAAGTCATCTGGATTGCATTCGAGCCACAATATTGCATCCTTCTCGCGTTGACGAATGCTTTGTTTGCTCAACACCCGCCCGTCGGTCATGCTTTGTCACCGTCCTTTACGTATGCTCTCCTGCCTAAAACCCTGAACTTTAGACGTCGCATCTCTGCGTGACCTGTGGCAGCACATTCACACGTGACGATACCGCGAGGTAGGTACCGATACCCTCGATCCTTGCACCAACCAC
Above is a genomic segment from Alicyclobacillus acidoterrestris containing:
- the dnaE gene encoding DNA polymerase III subunit alpha; amino-acid sequence: MINLHNHSYYSPLDGFNSPEQIVETAKALNQSHISLTDHGQVSGLYDFWTAARKHGIVPILGDEVYFVPDATIKGDDVDKKRSLAEEEYDEVDESNTRRKKKSRPNRHLILLAKNYTGYQNLLRLHTESNRPENYYYTNRVDFNLLEQYSDGLICTSSCVGGPISRAILDDRWELVHEYTQRLFNIFGDDFYLEIQPHIVDKDGVNIQLVVNNGIVNLSREYGIPIIATCDSHYARPEHRQFQDAVFCIGQSKGNRRVTIYDENRLRYGDSQFIMSADECISYFERQGFDLTIAREAIERTHEVAAKVESYDLPSGLPLMPKFDTGGVDTEEYIREQINVGYQRNIAPYISPEQRAQYLARIRDEYEVIRTGMNNQSFSDYFLVVADMIRAAEERGVQTGAGRGSVGGSLIARALGMTKIDPIEHGLYFERFLNKDRIGPPDVDSDFAEQLPVIRYLQQKYGFDHVARVKTYVYLQPKSAVLMAQKALGLPYNEISNVTKYMSNDDLDMQYKNNPEFHKLCDTYPELLPLAKGLVGVIEHSGLHACAVVVSPEPLTLHTGLDYNKEDNVWVAEYEYKTLEHIGLQKIDVLGLNTLSIMRETLNLIREHEGIEIDLQRIPTDDIKTFELFGEGRTSAIFQFEESWQQQYLQQLKPHSIGELSFLTALGRPGAMQYIDVAIRRKRGQEPIEYYHPDFEPILRDTYGIIAYQEQTMRIARDICGFTMGEADILRKAIG